One window from the genome of Sphaerotilus microaerophilus encodes:
- a CDS encoding molybdopterin oxidoreductase family protein: protein MCACRCGIRVHLRDGGNGPEVRYIEGNPEHPLNKGIICAKGSSGIMKQYAPARLTMPLRRKPGTERGAGQFEPISWEETFTLLTERLGQLRATDPKKFALFTGRDQMQALTGLFARQFGTPNYAAHGGFCSVNMAAGMIYTIGGSFWEFGGPDLERAKLFVMIGTAEDHHSNPLKNAIGKYKNAGGRLVAINPVRTGYAAVADEWVPIRPGTDGALLLALIRELIALGLYDRDFLVRYTNAGQLVNQAEAHDEFGLMMRNAEGDVVNPLRPANFFWWDRLSGRPVADHAPGADPALLGAFTMPDGTPVKPAFQLLEERVRDCTPEWAEGITGIPAETIRRLAHEMGVTARDHTIELPIAWTDCWGQEHKSVTGKPVAFHAMRGLAAHSNGFQTIRALAILMSLLGTIDRPGGFRHRAPYPRAVPPNARPPRSPASVKPNTPLDAPPLGWPETPADLFVDDAGEPVRIDKGFSWEHPLSAHGLMHNVITNAWRGDPYPIDTLFLFMANMAWNSSMNTSEVRKMLVDKGADGAYKIPFIVVCDAFRSETTEFADLILPDTTYLERHDVMSMLDRPISEFEGPVDAVRVPILPPLGQCKPFQEVLVELGSRLKLPAFTTPEGGRKYRDYPDFIVRYETAPGSGIGFLTGWRGAEGDKAMRGEPNPKQWEAYAANNCVHAVHLPPALQYMRNWNRDYMVWAQQMGLRRDNDPIVIHLYSEFLQRFRLAAEGKAGGGPRRPPERLRERIRTFMDPLPFWYEPLEGLQADKASFPLAAITQRPMAMYHAWDSQNAWLRQIHAHNELHVNTRTAQAAGIGDGDWMWVESRWGQVRCLCRHSEAVEPGTVWTWNAIGKARGAWSLSDDANESRKGFLLNHLISEELAPEADGRRFSNSDPVTGQAAWYDVRVRIRPAGPDGAGETYPQFAPMQAVPGMAAAPPKWRAWFAGRMGLGAGAANKGGQA from the coding sequence ATGTGCGCCTGCCGTTGCGGCATCCGCGTGCACCTGCGCGATGGCGGCAACGGGCCCGAAGTGCGCTACATCGAGGGCAACCCCGAGCACCCGCTCAATAAGGGCATCATCTGCGCCAAGGGCTCCTCCGGGATCATGAAGCAGTACGCCCCGGCCCGGCTGACCATGCCGCTGCGGCGCAAGCCGGGCACGGAGCGCGGCGCCGGGCAGTTCGAGCCGATCAGCTGGGAAGAGACCTTCACGCTGCTCACCGAGCGCCTGGGCCAGCTGCGCGCCACCGACCCGAAGAAGTTCGCCCTCTTCACCGGCCGCGACCAGATGCAGGCGCTGACCGGCCTGTTCGCGCGCCAGTTCGGCACCCCGAACTACGCAGCGCACGGCGGCTTCTGCTCGGTCAACATGGCCGCCGGGATGATCTACACGATCGGCGGCTCGTTCTGGGAGTTCGGCGGGCCCGACCTGGAGCGCGCCAAGCTCTTCGTGATGATCGGCACCGCCGAGGACCACCATTCCAACCCGCTCAAGAACGCCATCGGCAAGTACAAGAACGCCGGCGGGCGGTTGGTGGCGATCAACCCGGTGCGCACCGGCTACGCCGCAGTGGCCGATGAATGGGTGCCCATCCGCCCCGGCACCGACGGCGCGCTGCTGCTGGCGCTGATCCGCGAGCTCATCGCACTCGGCCTGTACGACCGCGACTTCCTGGTGCGCTACACCAACGCCGGCCAGCTGGTGAACCAGGCCGAGGCGCATGACGAGTTCGGCCTGATGATGCGCAACGCCGAGGGCGATGTCGTCAACCCGCTGCGCCCGGCCAACTTCTTCTGGTGGGACCGCCTGAGCGGCCGGCCGGTGGCCGACCACGCACCGGGGGCCGACCCGGCGCTGCTGGGCGCCTTCACGATGCCGGACGGCACGCCCGTCAAGCCAGCCTTCCAGTTGCTCGAAGAGCGCGTGCGCGACTGCACCCCCGAGTGGGCCGAGGGCATCACCGGCATCCCGGCCGAGACCATCCGCCGCCTTGCGCATGAGATGGGCGTGACCGCACGCGACCACACCATCGAGCTGCCGATCGCCTGGACCGACTGTTGGGGCCAGGAGCACAAGAGCGTCACCGGCAAGCCGGTGGCCTTCCACGCGATGCGCGGGCTGGCGGCGCACAGCAACGGCTTCCAGACCATCCGCGCGCTGGCCATCCTGATGTCGCTGCTGGGCACCATCGACCGGCCCGGGGGCTTTCGCCACCGCGCCCCTTACCCGCGTGCCGTGCCGCCCAACGCCCGCCCGCCGCGCTCGCCCGCCTCGGTCAAGCCCAACACCCCGCTGGACGCGCCGCCGCTGGGCTGGCCGGAGACGCCCGCCGACCTCTTCGTCGACGACGCCGGCGAGCCGGTGCGCATTGACAAGGGCTTCAGCTGGGAGCACCCGCTGTCCGCCCACGGGCTGATGCACAACGTCATCACCAACGCCTGGCGCGGTGACCCCTACCCGATCGACACGCTGTTCCTCTTCATGGCCAACATGGCCTGGAACTCGAGCATGAACACCTCCGAGGTGCGCAAGATGCTCGTCGACAAGGGGGCGGACGGTGCCTACAAGATCCCCTTCATCGTGGTCTGCGATGCCTTCCGCTCGGAGACCACCGAGTTCGCCGACCTGATCCTGCCGGACACCACCTACCTGGAGCGGCACGACGTGATGTCGATGCTGGACCGGCCGATCTCGGAGTTCGAAGGCCCGGTGGACGCGGTGCGCGTGCCCATCCTGCCGCCGCTGGGGCAGTGCAAGCCCTTCCAGGAGGTGCTGGTCGAGCTGGGCAGCCGGCTCAAGCTGCCGGCCTTCACGACGCCCGAAGGCGGTCGCAAGTACCGCGACTACCCGGACTTCATCGTCCGCTACGAGACCGCACCGGGCTCGGGCATCGGCTTCCTGACCGGCTGGCGGGGCGCCGAGGGCGACAAGGCGATGCGCGGCGAGCCCAACCCCAAGCAGTGGGAGGCCTACGCGGCGAACAACTGCGTGCACGCGGTGCACCTGCCGCCCGCGCTGCAGTACATGCGCAACTGGAACCGCGACTACATGGTCTGGGCCCAGCAGATGGGCCTGCGGCGTGACAACGACCCGATCGTCATCCACCTCTACTCGGAGTTCCTGCAGCGTTTCCGCCTGGCCGCCGAGGGCAAAGCGGGTGGGGGGCCGCGTCGCCCGCCGGAGCGCCTGCGCGAGCGCATCCGCACCTTCATGGACCCGCTGCCCTTCTGGTACGAGCCGCTGGAAGGCCTGCAGGCCGACAAGGCCAGCTTTCCGCTCGCGGCCATCACCCAGCGGCCGATGGCGATGTACCACGCCTGGGATTCGCAGAACGCCTGGCTGCGCCAGATCCATGCCCACAACGAGCTGCACGTCAACACCCGCACCGCACAGGCGGCCGGCATCGGCGACGGCGACTGGATGTGGGTCGAGTCGCGCTGGGGCCAGGTGCGCTGCCTCTGCCGGCACTCGGAGGCGGTCGAGCCCGGCACCGTCTGGACCTGGAACGCCATCGGCAAGGCCCGTGGCGCCTGGTCGCTGAGTGACGATGCCAACGAGTCGCGCAAGGGCTTCCTCCTCAACCACCTGATCAGCGAGGAGCTGGCGCCGGAGGCCGACGGCCGGCGCTTCTCCAACTCCGACCCCGTCACCGGTCAGGCCGCCTGGTACGACGTGCGCGTGCGCATCCGTCCCGCCGGGCCGGACGGGGCCGGCGAGACCTATCCTCAGTTCGCGCCGATGCAGGCGGTGCCGGGCATGGCCGCGGCGCCCCCCAAGTGGCGCGCCTGGTTCGCCGGGCGCATGGGCCTGGGGGCTGGCGCCGCGAACAAGGGAGGCCAGGCATGA
- a CDS encoding 4Fe-4S dicluster domain-containing protein codes for MTQLALVIDLNICVGCHACVTNCKQWNTSGAAGPLVDENPYGADPTGTFFNRVQTFEVGEFPNTQTVHFPKSCLHCEDPPCVPVCPTGASYKRASDGIVLVDYDRCIGCKYCSWACPYGVRELDEKRQVMTKCTLCVDRIYNEQLPVAERKPSCVLACPAGARLFGDVHDPDSVVSVAIRERGGYPLMPEQGTQPSNHYLPRRRTVIPVRAEQLVRADNPLRVDGREPQPATGEPLGADWEH; via the coding sequence ATGACACAGCTCGCCCTGGTCATCGACCTCAACATCTGCGTGGGCTGCCATGCCTGCGTCACCAACTGCAAGCAGTGGAACACCTCCGGCGCGGCCGGCCCGCTGGTCGACGAGAACCCCTACGGCGCCGACCCCACCGGCACCTTCTTCAACCGGGTGCAGACCTTCGAGGTCGGCGAGTTCCCCAACACGCAGACGGTCCACTTCCCGAAGAGCTGCCTGCACTGCGAGGACCCGCCCTGCGTGCCGGTCTGCCCCACCGGCGCGAGCTACAAGCGCGCTTCGGACGGCATCGTGCTGGTCGACTACGACCGCTGCATCGGCTGCAAGTACTGCAGCTGGGCCTGCCCCTACGGCGTGCGCGAGCTTGACGAGAAGCGCCAGGTGATGACCAAGTGCACCCTCTGTGTCGACCGGATCTACAACGAGCAGCTGCCGGTGGCGGAGCGCAAACCCTCCTGCGTGCTGGCCTGTCCGGCCGGGGCGCGGCTGTTCGGCGACGTGCACGATCCGGACTCGGTGGTGTCGGTGGCCATCCGCGAGCGCGGCGGCTACCCGCTGATGCCCGAGCAGGGCACCCAGCCGTCCAACCACTACCTGCCGCGGCGCCGCACCGTGATCCCGGTGCGCGCCGAGCAGCTCGTGCGCGCGGACAACCCGCTGCGCGTCGATGGCCGCGAGCCGCAGCCAGCCACCGGTGAGCCGCTTGGCGCCGATTGGGAGCATTGA
- a CDS encoding HesB/IscA family protein, which translates to MLTLTPAAAREIQSAALRSGLPDDDWALRIAADVDAEGAIRFGLGFDEEREADLSFTDHGVALLVGAPSRELLTGVTLDFVPTGPNAWGFVFLPPEEAVAPAGGCGSGGCSSGGCASAGRGCR; encoded by the coding sequence ATGCTGACCCTGACCCCCGCCGCGGCCCGCGAGATCCAGAGCGCCGCCCTGCGCAGCGGCCTGCCCGATGACGACTGGGCGCTGCGCATCGCCGCCGATGTCGACGCCGAGGGCGCGATCCGCTTCGGCCTCGGCTTCGACGAGGAGCGCGAGGCCGACCTGAGCTTCACCGACCACGGCGTCGCGCTGCTGGTGGGCGCGCCCAGCCGGGAGCTGCTCACCGGCGTGACGCTGGACTTCGTGCCGACCGGGCCGAACGCCTGGGGCTTCGTCTTCCTGCCGCCGGAGGAGGCGGTGGCGCCAGCCGGTGGCTGCGGCTCGGGGGGCTGTTCGAGCGGCGGCTGCGCCTCCGCCGGGCGCGGCTGCCGCTGA
- a CDS encoding response regulator, with translation MDEHSLSVVLVDDHGLCRQGLAELLQLRAGMRVLAATGQPDEVLPILQQQAPDLLVMDLRMPLMDGLTLLGRLRAAGVETPVVILTMSDSPDDLAEALRAGVRGYLLKDMDPDDVIASIRRCGHGELVIAPAMAGKLSNLLRLGQADAPKGKTVKLTEREREILQFLVGGKSNKTIAKALAISHDTVKLHVRHILAKLGLSSRVEAAVFAVEHGVAGHYPAPAAQAAQAAQTAPASVALPHGGSATPGLAPLRPPLPR, from the coding sequence ATGGATGAACATAGCCTGAGCGTGGTGCTGGTCGATGACCACGGCCTGTGCCGCCAGGGCCTGGCCGAGCTGCTGCAGCTGCGTGCCGGCATGCGCGTACTCGCCGCCACCGGCCAGCCGGACGAGGTGTTGCCGATCCTGCAGCAGCAGGCGCCCGACCTGCTGGTGATGGACCTGCGCATGCCGCTGATGGACGGCCTGACCCTGCTGGGGCGGCTGCGCGCGGCGGGGGTGGAGACGCCGGTGGTGATCCTGACCATGAGCGACTCGCCCGACGACCTGGCCGAGGCGCTGCGGGCCGGCGTGCGCGGCTACCTGCTCAAGGACATGGACCCGGACGACGTGATCGCCTCGATCCGCCGCTGCGGCCATGGCGAGCTGGTGATCGCCCCGGCCATGGCGGGCAAGCTCAGCAACCTGCTGCGCCTGGGTCAGGCCGATGCGCCCAAGGGCAAGACCGTCAAGCTCACCGAGCGCGAGCGCGAGATCCTGCAGTTCCTGGTCGGCGGCAAGAGCAACAAGACCATCGCCAAGGCGCTCGCCATCAGCCATGACACCGTCAAGCTGCACGTGCGCCACATCCTGGCCAAGCTGGGCCTGAGCTCGCGCGTGGAGGCGGCGGTGTTCGCGGTGGAGCACGGCGTGGCCGGACATTACCCCGCACCAGCCGCCCAAGCCGCACAAGCCGCACAAACCGCCCCGGCGAGCGTGGCACTGCCCCATGGAGGCTCCGCCACGCCGGGATTGGCGCCCCTGCGCCCCCCGTTGCCACGCTGA
- a CDS encoding Sfum_1244 family protein, whose translation MPPADAARPRPLPGLDRLIEQVQRNCHVADARHARELSLCNYLLQMRELYRWEHDLPLPAALPRADIGRWLTERERLWEALETADYDAIRIGGDAPRDPFDVRAINDRLLPHGLVYGAGIGRFGAAHFFLAQLRQHGREQGVPVVEAGCEYARDAATLPAAFQAGGIVLRHDALRRWLWSRIEPWASQPPEGALRRALRAWGHEGGSNEAQLSALLDRMAAADARRVLAHELGEAQAEGLLGPDWARLLDATPGRRAELLLRAIRDLLADCHSTLPVLIANARHGNDSGLHFYFANLDGWRVLLFPLAGEAYRIWRETARLDALAEAARLGAVHWLTVARRCLDGHAADPVAAAAALEQFPDAAPHPWKLVGPHPG comes from the coding sequence ATGCCACCGGCCGACGCTGCACGGCCCCGTCCGCTGCCCGGCCTGGATCGGTTGATCGAGCAGGTGCAGCGCAACTGCCATGTCGCCGATGCGCGCCACGCCCGCGAGCTCAGCCTGTGCAACTACCTGCTGCAGATGCGCGAGCTCTACCGCTGGGAGCATGACCTGCCGCTGCCCGCCGCACTGCCGCGCGCCGACATCGGCCGCTGGCTGACCGAGCGCGAGCGGCTGTGGGAGGCGCTGGAAACGGCCGACTATGACGCGATCAGGATCGGCGGCGATGCGCCGCGGGATCCCTTCGACGTCCGCGCCATCAATGACCGGCTGCTGCCGCACGGGCTGGTGTACGGCGCCGGCATCGGCCGCTTCGGCGCCGCACACTTCTTCCTGGCTCAGTTGCGTCAACACGGCCGCGAACAAGGGGTACCGGTGGTCGAAGCCGGGTGCGAATACGCCCGCGATGCCGCCACGTTGCCCGCCGCCTTCCAGGCCGGCGGCATCGTGCTGCGCCACGACGCACTGCGCCGCTGGCTGTGGAGCCGCATCGAGCCCTGGGCCAGCCAGCCACCCGAGGGAGCGCTACGCCGGGCACTGCGTGCCTGGGGCCACGAGGGTGGAAGCAACGAAGCGCAGCTGTCGGCCCTGCTGGATCGCATGGCCGCCGCCGATGCCCGCCGCGTGCTGGCACACGAGCTGGGCGAGGCCCAGGCCGAGGGTCTGCTCGGCCCGGACTGGGCCCGGCTGCTGGACGCGACGCCCGGCCGGCGGGCCGAACTGCTGCTGCGCGCCATCCGCGACCTGCTGGCCGACTGCCACAGCACCCTGCCCGTCCTGATCGCCAATGCCCGCCATGGCAATGACTCCGGGCTGCATTTCTACTTCGCCAACCTCGATGGCTGGCGGGTCCTGCTGTTCCCGCTCGCCGGCGAGGCCTACCGCATCTGGCGCGAGACGGCCCGGCTGGACGCCCTGGCCGAGGCGGCCCGGCTCGGGGCGGTGCACTGGCTGACGGTGGCCCGGCGCTGTCTGGACGGGCACGCGGCCGACCCGGTGGCCGCCGCCGCAGCGCTGGAGCAGTTTCCCGATGCGGCGCCGCATCCGTGGAAGCTGGTGGGTCCTCACCCGGGCTGA
- a CDS encoding cobyrinate a,c-diamide synthase, with product MSVPARWLLSAAHKSSGKTTLAIGLAAALRGAGHAVQTFKKGPDYIDPMWLAEASARPCFNLDPQLMGWGEIDALVQREVRSGGQGGGPGADVTLVEGNKGLYDGLALDGSNSNAALAKRLGLPVVLVIDARGMTRGVAPLILGYQAFDRELRIAGVILNRLGGSRHEAKLRAVIEHYTDVPVLGAVQQDAALEIVERHLGLVPNHEAEAASRTVARLADAVRRQVDLDRLLAVTAAGPGEAATVPGIELRGPAPAVMPMLMPVPVPNPAADPVRIGVAMDRAFGFYYADDLRALREAGAEIVAIDTLHDTLLPPRLDGLFLGGGFPETSAAEIAANTSLRSALQQAIVGQRLPTYAECGGLMLLARSLRTLDGQMHPMVGAIPGDVVMHARPVGRGYVRLRPSGAAPWSALAEPPVQGAGDDGLPADGCVHAHEFHYSSLENLDPAAPIDYAWQVERGHGIDGRRDGLLIHRLWASYSHLRSVGHCRWAGAFVAHVRAVRDAAPCMAVSDLPSPVLRTPRLSRPKEYLPC from the coding sequence ATGTCCGTTCCCGCACGCTGGCTGCTGTCGGCCGCCCACAAGTCCTCCGGCAAGACCACGCTGGCCATCGGCCTGGCGGCGGCCCTGCGGGGTGCCGGCCACGCGGTGCAGACCTTCAAGAAGGGCCCGGACTACATCGACCCGATGTGGCTGGCCGAGGCCTCCGCGCGGCCCTGCTTCAACCTGGACCCGCAGCTGATGGGCTGGGGCGAGATCGATGCGCTGGTGCAGCGCGAGGTACGGAGCGGGGGGCAGGGCGGGGGGCCGGGCGCCGACGTGACCCTGGTCGAGGGCAACAAGGGCCTGTACGACGGCCTGGCGCTGGACGGCAGCAACAGCAACGCCGCGCTGGCCAAGCGCCTGGGCCTGCCGGTGGTGCTAGTGATCGATGCGCGCGGCATGACCCGCGGCGTGGCGCCGCTGATCCTGGGCTACCAGGCCTTCGACCGCGAGCTGCGCATCGCCGGTGTCATCCTCAACCGCCTGGGCGGCTCGCGCCACGAGGCCAAGCTGCGCGCGGTGATCGAGCACTACACCGACGTACCGGTGCTCGGCGCCGTGCAGCAGGATGCAGCGCTGGAGATCGTCGAGCGCCACCTCGGCCTGGTGCCCAACCACGAGGCCGAGGCGGCGTCGCGCACCGTCGCGCGGCTGGCCGATGCGGTGCGCCGGCAGGTCGACCTGGACCGGCTGCTGGCGGTGACGGCCGCCGGACCGGGCGAGGCGGCCACCGTGCCGGGGATCGAGCTGCGCGGGCCGGCGCCTGCGGTGATGCCCATGCTGATGCCTGTGCCCGTGCCAAACCCTGCCGCGGACCCGGTGCGCATCGGCGTGGCGATGGACCGCGCCTTCGGCTTCTACTACGCCGACGACCTGCGCGCGCTGCGCGAGGCGGGCGCCGAGATCGTCGCCATCGACACCCTGCACGACACGCTCCTGCCGCCGCGGTTGGACGGGCTGTTCCTCGGCGGCGGCTTTCCCGAGACCAGCGCTGCCGAGATCGCCGCCAACACTTCTTTGCGCAGCGCACTGCAGCAGGCCATCGTCGGGCAGCGCCTGCCCACCTATGCCGAGTGCGGCGGGCTGATGCTGCTCGCGCGCAGCCTGCGCACCCTCGACGGCCAGATGCACCCGATGGTCGGCGCCATCCCGGGCGATGTGGTGATGCATGCCCGCCCGGTCGGCCGCGGCTATGTGCGCCTGCGCCCCAGCGGTGCGGCGCCGTGGTCGGCGCTGGCAGAACCGCCGGTGCAAGGGGCCGGCGATGACGGCCTGCCGGCCGACGGCTGCGTGCACGCCCACGAGTTCCACTACTCCAGCCTGGAGAACCTGGACCCCGCCGCCCCCATCGACTACGCCTGGCAGGTCGAGCGCGGCCACGGCATCGACGGCCGGCGCGACGGCCTGCTGATCCACCGCCTGTGGGCGTCCTACAGCCACCTGCGCAGCGTTGGCCACTGCCGGTGGGCGGGCGCGTTCGTCGCCCATGTGCGTGCGGTGCGGGATGCGGCGCCGTGTATGGCCGTGTCCGATCTGCCGTCCCCGGTGCTGCGCACGCCGCGCTTGAGCCGCCCGAAGGAGTACCTGCCATGCTGA
- a CDS encoding GAF domain-containing sensor histidine kinase, giving the protein MSALLSSARRPPPAPLAAVIAKATPPRLDLPPQAAMPTLADGEWRAPLQRLLQAVVTLAGARAGALRLVDADDGGLLLVSAVGDLAVNALESRQQPGSDCGVCSDALRLDRACAASSTCACARAVARQLSEVPQERVYVLPLHHGQAPCGVLNLFFDGPPEVPATLSALLPAMGDMLGLALENHRLARRALHDSVTLERLMLAGEVHDSLAQSLTWMRMRLALLRSAVDHGDRLTSERYLKDIDDSLAGAHGRMRELISEFRTRMDPQGLVQALHQVAEQLGSVAGLQVEVIDEAGALGLNPEQELQVFHIAREALANVAKHAGARHATLRLQRVHDQMILSVDDDGVGLPQAQATQGGRQDHFGLDLMRERARLIGGRIELLSRSGRGTSLRLQFPGTATHHG; this is encoded by the coding sequence ATGTCGGCCCTCCTCTCATCCGCCCGGCGCCCGCCTCCGGCCCCCCTCGCGGCGGTGATCGCGAAGGCCACGCCGCCGCGCCTTGACCTGCCACCCCAGGCGGCCATGCCGACGCTGGCGGATGGCGAATGGCGTGCGCCGCTGCAGCGACTGCTGCAGGCCGTCGTCACGCTGGCGGGCGCGCGTGCGGGCGCCCTGCGGCTGGTCGACGCCGACGACGGCGGGCTGCTGCTGGTGAGTGCGGTCGGTGACCTGGCGGTCAATGCACTCGAATCCCGCCAGCAGCCGGGCAGCGACTGCGGCGTGTGCAGCGACGCCCTGCGCCTGGACCGGGCCTGCGCCGCTTCCTCCACCTGCGCCTGCGCCCGGGCGGTGGCCCGGCAGCTCTCCGAGGTGCCGCAGGAACGTGTCTACGTGCTGCCGCTGCACCACGGCCAGGCGCCCTGCGGCGTGCTCAACCTCTTCTTCGACGGCCCGCCCGAGGTGCCGGCCACGCTGTCGGCGCTGCTGCCGGCGATGGGCGACATGCTCGGCCTGGCGCTGGAGAACCACCGGCTGGCGCGTCGCGCGTTGCACGACAGCGTCACGTTGGAACGCCTGATGCTGGCGGGCGAGGTGCACGACTCGCTGGCCCAGTCACTGACCTGGATGCGCATGCGCCTGGCCCTGCTGCGCAGCGCCGTCGACCACGGCGATCGGCTGACCTCGGAGCGCTACTTGAAAGACATCGACGACTCGCTGGCCGGTGCACACGGACGCATGCGCGAGCTGATCAGCGAGTTCCGCACCCGCATGGACCCGCAAGGGCTGGTGCAGGCTCTCCACCAGGTGGCCGAGCAACTCGGCAGCGTGGCTGGCCTGCAGGTGGAGGTGATCGACGAGGCTGGAGCACTGGGGTTGAACCCCGAGCAGGAATTGCAGGTCTTCCACATCGCTCGCGAGGCGCTGGCCAACGTGGCCAAGCATGCCGGCGCACGCCACGCAACGCTGCGGCTGCAGCGAGTGCACGACCAGATGATCCTGAGCGTGGATGACGACGGGGTCGGTTTGCCTCAGGCCCAGGCCACCCAGGGCGGCCGGCAGGACCACTTCGGACTCGACCTCATGCGCGAACGTGCAAGGCTGATCGGCGGGCGCATCGAGTTGCTCAGCCGCAGCGGACGCGGCACGTCGCTGCGGCTCCAATTTCCAGGAACGGCAACCCACCATGGATGA
- a CDS encoding sulfite exporter TauE/SafE family protein, with product MSLHPVCGLLAGRPCRPVPVGRLAALVPPMLILALLTWAAPSLAADGAAVAGAPDAQPWWVWPLGLFVVCFLLGIVAVPAGVGGGVLFVPIVGGFFPFHLDFVRGAGLLVALAGALSAGPGLLRAGYANLRLALPLALVASASSIVGALLGLALPARVVNLALGTVILGITALMLTARKSEWPVVDRPDRLSQALAMHGIFRDAASGREVAWQVHRTPLGLVLFLLIGVLAGMFGLGAGWANVPVLNLVMGAPLKVSAATSGFILSLVDSSAAWVYLNRGAVLAVVAVPSVVGMMLGAQIGARLLTVVPAAMVRKMVIGLLLFAGLRALLKGLQIWN from the coding sequence ATGAGCTTGCATCCAGTCTGCGGCCTGTTGGCCGGCCGGCCGTGCCGGCCTGTGCCGGTGGGGCGCCTCGCCGCACTCGTGCCGCCGATGCTGATCCTGGCGCTGCTCACCTGGGCTGCCCCGAGCCTGGCCGCAGACGGGGCTGCCGTGGCTGGCGCACCAGATGCCCAGCCCTGGTGGGTCTGGCCGCTGGGGCTGTTCGTGGTCTGTTTCCTGCTCGGCATCGTGGCGGTGCCGGCCGGTGTGGGCGGCGGGGTGCTGTTCGTGCCCATCGTCGGCGGCTTTTTCCCGTTCCACCTGGACTTCGTGCGCGGCGCAGGCCTGCTGGTCGCGCTGGCCGGGGCGCTGTCGGCCGGGCCGGGGCTGCTGCGCGCCGGTTACGCCAACCTGCGCCTGGCGCTGCCGCTGGCGCTGGTGGCCTCGGCCAGTTCGATCGTCGGGGCGCTGCTTGGCCTGGCGCTGCCGGCGCGGGTGGTCAACCTGGCGCTGGGCACGGTGATCCTGGGCATCACGGCGCTGATGCTGACGGCGCGCAAGTCGGAGTGGCCGGTGGTCGATCGGCCGGACCGGCTGTCGCAGGCGCTCGCCATGCACGGCATCTTTCGCGACGCGGCCAGCGGGCGCGAGGTGGCCTGGCAGGTGCACCGCACGCCGCTGGGACTGGTGCTGTTCCTGCTGATCGGCGTGTTGGCGGGCATGTTCGGGCTGGGCGCCGGCTGGGCCAACGTGCCGGTGTTGAACTTGGTGATGGGTGCGCCGCTGAAGGTCTCGGCCGCCACCTCGGGCTTCATCCTCTCGCTGGTGGATTCGTCGGCCGCCTGGGTCTACCTGAACCGCGGCGCGGTGCTGGCCGTCGTCGCGGTGCCGTCGGTGGTGGGCATGATGCTGGGCGCTCAGATCGGTGCGCGCCTGCTCACCGTGGTGCCGGCGGCGATGGTGCGCAAGATGGTGATCGGCCTGCTGCTGTTCGCCGGGCTGCGTGCGCTCCTCAAGGGGCTCCAGATATGGAACTGA
- a CDS encoding dimethyl sulfoxide reductase anchor subunit family protein, which translates to MKPALSVLLLTTLIGAAQGLVLALAGVELASWAGAVALPTTFLFAGAVLALLLSAAGLVASFFHLGHPERAWRAAAMWRTSWLSREVIVLPAFMGGTALYGLARWAGHPTALLLVLLAGALALALFVCTGMVYAAVKVIREWASPFTVVNYTAMGAASGLTLATALAAFTALNAPELGVGLGRLALAATLLAAGLRLAAQRRNQRLVPKTTLQTAIGVRHPRIVQKSQGAMGGSFNTREFFHGQGEAFVRRQAVRALLAGWLAPSLMLLPLALGAAALPWVLVAAFVAQCWGLLSERWLFFAQARHPQNLYHSSTA; encoded by the coding sequence ATGAAACCGGCCCTCTCCGTTCTCCTCCTGACCACCCTGATCGGTGCGGCCCAGGGCCTCGTGCTGGCGCTGGCCGGTGTCGAGCTCGCTTCCTGGGCTGGCGCCGTGGCGCTGCCGACCACCTTCCTGTTTGCGGGCGCCGTGCTGGCGCTGCTGCTCAGTGCGGCCGGGCTGGTGGCGTCCTTCTTCCACCTCGGCCACCCCGAGCGGGCCTGGCGCGCGGCGGCGATGTGGCGCACCTCCTGGCTGTCGCGCGAGGTGATCGTGCTGCCGGCCTTCATGGGCGGCACCGCGCTGTATGGGCTGGCGCGCTGGGCCGGGCATCCAACGGCCCTGCTGCTCGTGCTGCTGGCGGGGGCGCTGGCGCTGGCGCTGTTCGTCTGCACCGGCATGGTCTATGCAGCGGTGAAGGTGATCCGCGAGTGGGCCAGCCCCTTCACCGTGGTGAACTACACCGCGATGGGCGCGGCCTCCGGCCTGACGCTGGCCACTGCGCTGGCGGCCTTCACGGCGTTGAACGCGCCGGAGCTCGGCGTCGGGCTCGGCCGCCTGGCGCTGGCAGCCACGCTGCTGGCTGCGGGCCTGCGGTTGGCGGCGCAGCGGCGCAACCAGCGCCTCGTGCCCAAGACGACGCTGCAGACCGCGATCGGCGTGCGCCACCCGCGCATCGTGCAGAAGTCACAGGGGGCGATGGGCGGCTCGTTCAACACCCGCGAGTTCTTCCACGGCCAGGGTGAGGCCTTCGTGCGCCGGCAGGCGGTGCGCGCCCTGCTGGCCGGCTGGCTGGCGCCCAGCCTGATGTTGCTGCCGCTGGCGCTGGGGGCCGCTGCGCTGCCCTGGGTGCTGGTGGCGGCGTTCGTGGCCCAGTGCTGGGGGCTGCTGTCGGAGCGCTGGCTGTTCTTCGCCCAGGCGCGGCACCCGCAGAACCTGTACCACTCGTCGACCGCATGA